The DNA sequence CGGCCATCTTCCTCCAAACGGGCCCAGAGGTGGTCCTGGCTAAAACGGAGCTCTCGCACTTCTTTCACCTGATCTTCCCCCTCTATATAATCGGAGCCGATGCTTAGGCTAACGAAAGTGATTTATAAACATCTCCCGTTTATTTTGCAACCCTTTTTTCTGGCGCCGTTTCGATAAACCGTTTAAGAAAAAGGAAATACGCATCGCCCCCGACAACGTCAAGATTATTGTGTCCGGCGCCAGCCAATTGATAGAATATTTTCGGCTCCGGAGCCAGATCGAATAATTTCTTCCCCAGATAGCAGGGAACAATACGATCACATTCACCGTGCACCAGGAGTTTCGGAACCTTAAGGGGCTGTATTCGCCGAACTGCGTTGAACTTATCCCTCCAAAGCCTGCGCGTCGGCAGCCAGGCAAAGTAATAGCGCCCCATATCTCCTACATTGGTAAAGGTGGATTCCAGAATCAACGCCCGGCAGGGCTCCCTGCTGGCCAAATCAACGGCTATCACACCTCCCAACGAATGACCGGCAATAGCGATCTGCTGAGGTGATAACCCAATCTCGGTTACCAGGTAACGGTACGCCGCCCAGGCATCTTCATAGACGCCGTTCTCGCTGGGAACTCCCTGACTGAGGCCGTAACCCCGATAATCGAATAAAAACACTCCCAATCCAACTTTTCGAAACGCCGCCATAATCCCCAACCGATGGCTGATATTGCCGCCATTGCCATGACAGTACAAGATCACCGGCGCTTTAGGAGCAGCCTCCGCATACCAAGCGTGAAGTCTTAATCCGGTTGGAGTGGTAAAAAAGATCTCCTGACAGTTTAACCCATACTGGGAAGGGAGATAATCCAAACGTGAGGTGGGGAAAAAGATAAACATCCTCTCCACCAGGCCTTCATGCATAGTGAGCAACGTCAAAAATGCCATGACGGCCAAAAAGACGATCAAGACGTTCAGCATAAACTTTCCTGACGCCAGAAAAAAACTCCGGCAGGGATGCGCTCTTGTCTGCCTGTTATTCAATAATCATCCTATATCGCTAAGATAATACAGTGGGCAGTGAGCAATTGCGTAGGGCGAGAAAAAGGCTGAGCGCCCCGATTGTCCTTCCGGTTTCATAATAGCTTATGTTTTTTATTGTAACCCCACTTTTAATATGGTAATTGAAAATTTTAATTGAGCAATCTGTCATCTGAAAAAGATCGCAACCGGCATAAATGTCGGCATTGTCTTCTGTTGAGGTCCTTTATGCACCCATTGCTGAGCGGCGAACCGGGCGTCTCAAAACTGTTGTTGGGCAATGAAGCCATCGTGCGCGGCGCCCTGGAGGCCGGAGTTGCCCTGGCTACCACCTACCCCGGCACCCCGGCGTCTGAGATCGGCGACCGCTTCTACCAGATTTCCCGGGAAACCGATTTGTACTTCGAATACTCCACCAATGAAAAGGTGGCCCTGGAGGTGGCGGCGGGCGCCGCGGCCTCGGGATTGCGGGTCATGTGCTCCATGAAGCATGTCGGCGTCAACGTGGCCGCCGATACCCTCATGACCCTGGCTTATTCCGGCGTCAAGGGAGGTCTGGTACTGGTTTCGGCCGACGATCCCTCTTTGTTCTCCAGCCAGAATGAACAGGACAACCGCTATTACGCCAAACTTTCGGGGCTGCCCATGGTAGAACCGGCCAGTGCCCAGGAAGCCAAAGATCTGACCCGGTACGCCTTTGCACTCTCCGAACGTTTGGCCTTGCCGGTCATCTTGCGCACTACCACTCGCATCAATCACAGCCGCGGCGTCGTTTCCCTGAGTGAACTGACTCCTCGACAATCCCAGGGCCACTTTGTCAAAAACCCCTTTCGCTACGTCATGGTCCCAGCCGTGGCGCGTCAGGCGCATGCCATCCTGTTGCAGCAGCAGGCCAAAGCCTCTGATGAGGCCGAAACCTGCCCCTTTAATGAGCTCATAGGAGACGGCCCCTGGGGTATTGTGGCCAACGGCGTCAGCGTCAGCTATGTCCGGGACGCCATCAGCGATCTAGGCCTGAAGGACCAGGTTACCCTTTTGAAACTCGGCTTCACCCATCCCCTGCCCGCTGACCTGATAGGAAAATTTTTCGCCCGGGTAAAAAAGATATTGGTCGTCGAAGAGTTGGAACCATACCTGGAGGAGGGCCTCCGGGCCCTAGCCGCTAGCCTGGATAGACAGATTCCGATCATGGGAAAAGGACCGGGTCTTTTCAGCCGCCTCTACGAGTACCATCCCCGTCTGGTGCGGCAGGTCATCGCCGATTACTTTGGCGTGCCTTATTCTCCCCCGCAACCTCTGGAACCGGCCAAATTGCTGGGCCGTCCACTGCCGGAGCGCCCCCCCAACCTCTGCCCTGGCTGTGCCCACCGGGCCACTTATTATGCCGTTAAAATTGCCCTGCGGGACTTGGGAGTGGAAGGCATCTTCCCGACCGACATCGGCTGCTACACCCTCGGACTCCTGCCCCCCCTGAGTGTGGCCGACTATCTCCTCTGCATGGGGTCCAGCATTAATACGGCTGCTGGCATCTCCCGAGCCACCGGGCAAAAGGTCATCGCCTTTATCGGCGACTCCACTTTCTTTCACTCCGGCATCCCCGGTCTGGTCAATGCCGTCCATAACCGCCACGATTTTCTGCTCATCATTCTGGACAACGGCACCACAGCCATGACCGGACACCAGCCGCATCCGGGCGTTAAACCCGCCCCTCCCGGATATGGCGGCCTCAGTCTCGATATCAAAAACGTCGTACAGGCCCTGGGCGTGGAACAAGTCCAGGTGGTCAACCCCATGCAATATCGGCTGACGCTCGCAGCGGTGAAAAACGCCCTTGATCAAACCGGAGTGCGGGTGATCATCGCCCGTTCTCCCTGCGTCCTCTATATGCAGCGACTGTCCGGTAAGAAGCGGGCCAAAACCTTTATCGTAGGGCCGGAATGCCGGGACTGTCGCCACTGCCTGGATTATTTCGGCTGTCCGGCTTTGCATCCGCCACTCGACGG is a window from the Desulfobacca acetoxidans DSM 11109 genome containing:
- a CDS encoding alpha/beta hydrolase, which encodes MLNVLIVFLAVMAFLTLLTMHEGLVERMFIFFPTSRLDYLPSQYGLNCQEIFFTTPTGLRLHAWYAEAAPKAPVILYCHGNGGNISHRLGIMAAFRKVGLGVFLFDYRGYGLSQGVPSENGVYEDAWAAYRYLVTEIGLSPQQIAIAGHSLGGVIAVDLASREPCRALILESTFTNVGDMGRYYFAWLPTRRLWRDKFNAVRRIQPLKVPKLLVHGECDRIVPCYLGKKLFDLAPEPKIFYQLAGAGHNNLDVVGGDAYFLFLKRFIETAPEKRVAK
- the iorA gene encoding indolepyruvate ferredoxin oxidoreductase subunit alpha, which codes for MHPLLSGEPGVSKLLLGNEAIVRGALEAGVALATTYPGTPASEIGDRFYQISRETDLYFEYSTNEKVALEVAAGAAASGLRVMCSMKHVGVNVAADTLMTLAYSGVKGGLVLVSADDPSLFSSQNEQDNRYYAKLSGLPMVEPASAQEAKDLTRYAFALSERLALPVILRTTTRINHSRGVVSLSELTPRQSQGHFVKNPFRYVMVPAVARQAHAILLQQQAKASDEAETCPFNELIGDGPWGIVANGVSVSYVRDAISDLGLKDQVTLLKLGFTHPLPADLIGKFFARVKKILVVEELEPYLEEGLRALAASLDRQIPIMGKGPGLFSRLYEYHPRLVRQVIADYFGVPYSPPQPLEPAKLLGRPLPERPPNLCPGCAHRATYYAVKIALRDLGVEGIFPTDIGCYTLGLLPPLSVADYLLCMGSSINTAAGISRATGQKVIAFIGDSTFFHSGIPGLVNAVHNRHDFLLIILDNGTTAMTGHQPHPGVKPAPPGYGGLSLDIKNVVQALGVEQVQVVNPMQYRLTLAAVKNALDQTGVRVIIARSPCVLYMQRLSGKKRAKTFIVGPECRDCRHCLDYFGCPALHPPLDGNGPLIIDETLCASCGFCLQLCEKRAIRAKSKE